From Gammaproteobacteria bacterium:
ATCCCGTCAAACCGTACCACCTGGGGGGAGTGTGTCATGAGTCCAGCGGATCCCGAAGAGTTCGATCCCAACGCCACGAGAATCTACGTGCCGCCGACCGGAAAAACGCTGGAAGACGGGGTCAGCGGCAACTACGACTTCAATATCGGGGATGTCCTTGCCGAGGGCTGGCGGCGCACCAAGGGTATGAAAGGTTCGTTCTGGGCGGCGGGCGCATTGTTCTTCCTGGTCATGATCGCGGTGACCCTGTTGCTGACCGGCGCCATGGCCGTGCTCGGCGTGCCGCAGGAAGGTCTGCTCGGTCAGTTCATCGTGCAGCTGGTAATGACCGTCGTGGTCTACCCCTTCATGGCCGGTTTTCTGATGATGGGCATTCGCCGTTCCGTGGACCTGCCGATCTCGATGGACACGGCCTTCGGTTATTTCGGCTTCGCCGTGCCGGTCATCGTTGCGGCCATCCTGATGTCGGTGCTGACCACGGTCGGGTTTATGCTGCTGGTCCTGCCGGGGATTTATCTGTCCATCGCCTACATGCTGGCCGTGCCGCTGATCGTGGAAAAAGGGCTGGGGCCGTGGCGTGCCATGGAGTCCTCGCGCCGCGCCATCACCAAGCACTGGTTCAAGGTGTTTTTCCTGATGATCGCCATGAGCATCATTCTGCTCATCAGCATGATTCCCTTCGGTCTCGGCCTGATCTGGACCTACCCCATGATGGTGACGGTGATGGGCGTGCTGTACCGCGAAGTGTTCGGCGTGGAAGACGCACTGATGGCGCAGGCCCTCGCCTGATCCGCCCGGCAGCATCTCATGTCCGTACGCACCCTCACCATGACCGACCCGCTGTACGACTATTTGCTGCGGGTCTCGGTGCGGGAGCCGGAACTGCTGGCCCGATTGCGCGCCGAAACCGCGGAACTGCCCGAGGCGCGTATGCAGATCTCGCCCGAGCAGGGTCAGTTCATGGGCCTGCTGGTGGAGCTGCTCGGCGTGCGCCGGGCGGTGGAGGTGGGCACCTTCACCGGCTACAGCGCCCTGTGCATGGCGCAGGCCATGCCGGCCGACGGCCGCCTGGTGTGCTGCGACGTGAGCCGGCGCTGGACCGACATCGCACGCCGTTACTGGCGCGAGGCGGGCCTGGATGATCGCATCGAGCTGCACCGCGCACCCGCCATCGAGACCCTGGACAGGCTGCTCGCCGAGGGCGGGGCGGGGCGGTTCGACTTCGCCTTTATCGACGCCGACAAGGCTGGCTACCTGGACTATTACGAACGTTGTCTGACCCTGGTGCGGCGCGGCGGCCTGGTCGCCCTGGACAACACCCTGTGGGGCGGATCGGTCGCCGACCCCGAAGACCGGAGCGAGGATACCCGGGCGATCCGCGAGCTGAACGAGCAGCTTTACGGTGACGAGCGGGTCACGCTGTCCCTGCTGCCGATCGGCGACGGCCTCACCCTGGCGCGCAAGCGCTAGTCCAAGCGGTAGACAATTTCAGGCCTGCACGGGGAGTGGGGTACAATCCTCCGCTTTTCATCGCCCACATCCCAAGTGTCCGCGCCATCCCGCCCATCCCTGACGCCGCAAACCGCGCTCTGGCTCCTGCTGGGCGGCGTTACGCTGCTGCATCTGCTGGTGATGGGGCGTTTCGAGCTCACCGAGGACGCCGCGCATTACGCCCTGTACGGCCTTAAGCCCGCGCTGAGCTATTTCGATCATCCGCCCATGATCGGCTGGATGCAGGCGCTGGTGGTGCCGCTCTCTCAGAGCGAGTTCGCCCTGCGGCTCTGGCCGGTCATCCTGTCGGTCGCCGCCGGTCTGGTGCTGTACCGGCTCGCCAACACCCTGTTCAGCGAGCGGGCGCCCTGGGTGGGCGTGGTGGCGGTGGCCGTCATGCAGTCCGGGATCATGTTCAACCTGATGGGTATGAGCATGCTGCCGGACGACCCGTTGCTGGTGTTCTTCCTGGCCTCGGGCCTGTTCCTGTACCGGGCGGTGGTCGGCGGCGACCTGCGTGCCTGGCTGTGGGTCGGCATCTGCTTCGGCCTGGCCGGGCTGTCCAAGTACACCGCGGTGACGCTGGTCGTCAGCGCTCTGTGGCTGCTGTTCAGCGAGCGCGCCTGGCGCCAGCTCGCCACCCCCTGGCCCTGGCTGGGCGTGGCCGTCGCCGCGGTGCTGATCTCGCCGGTGCTGATCTGGAACGCGCAGCACGACTGGATGTCGATCGCGTATCAGCTGGGCCACGGCCTGCCGGAGCGGCACTGGTCCTTCGCCCGCTTCGGCCTCGCCCTGGCGGCCCAGGTGGTGGCCTACGCCCCGGGAATGTTTCTGTTCGGCCTGCTGGCCCTGATCGCCGCGTTTCGTAACTGGCGCGATCCGGCGCAGCGCTTCGTGGTCATTCTCGCCCTGCCGGTGTTCTTGCTCATTGGCTGGGGCGCCGGACTCAAGACCTCGCTGCCGCACTGGACGGCGGTGGGGTGGGCGGCGCTCAGCGTACTCATCGCCTACTGGCTGATGGGCGCCTGGCGCGCCCGGCCGGTGCGGATATTTACCTGGGTATCGGTGCTGTATTCGGTGGCCGTGCTGGGGGTGCTGTACTCTGCGCTGGTCGTGCCGTGGCTGCCCTACAAGGAAAACCACTATCCGCTCGCCGACATCACGGGCTGGCGCGCCGCGGCGCAACGCGCGGCGGCACTGCGCGAAACCATGAGCGCCACGCCCGGCCCGGCGCCGGTGCTGTTCGTGCCCAACTGGTCGCTGGCCAGCCATCTGGCCTGGTACGCGCGGCCCCTGACGGTGCAGGATGTGACCCCGCGCCGGGACCAGATCAGCCTGTGGTTCGGGCAGCCGCAACCGGGCGCGCGCGGCATACTCGTCGTGCCCCATGATTTCCACACCAGGCCGGACAAGATGGGACTGAACCGTTTCGCCCGCTGCGAGCCCGCGGGCAGCCTGCCGATCGAGGTCGGCGGGCGCACCGCGACCACCTACTGGTTCTACCG
This genomic window contains:
- a CDS encoding class I SAM-dependent methyltransferase, with product MSVRTLTMTDPLYDYLLRVSVREPELLARLRAETAELPEARMQISPEQGQFMGLLVELLGVRRAVEVGTFTGYSALCMAQAMPADGRLVCCDVSRRWTDIARRYWREAGLDDRIELHRAPAIETLDRLLAEGGAGRFDFAFIDADKAGYLDYYERCLTLVRRGGLVALDNTLWGGSVADPEDRSEDTRAIRELNEQLYGDERVTLSLLPIGDGLTLARKR
- a CDS encoding glycosyltransferase family 39 protein; the protein is MSAPSRPSLTPQTALWLLLGGVTLLHLLVMGRFELTEDAAHYALYGLKPALSYFDHPPMIGWMQALVVPLSQSEFALRLWPVILSVAAGLVLYRLANTLFSERAPWVGVVAVAVMQSGIMFNLMGMSMLPDDPLLVFFLASGLFLYRAVVGGDLRAWLWVGICFGLAGLSKYTAVTLVVSALWLLFSERAWRQLATPWPWLGVAVAAVLISPVLIWNAQHDWMSIAYQLGHGLPERHWSFARFGLALAAQVVAYAPGMFLFGLLALIAAFRNWRDPAQRFVVILALPVFLLIGWGAGLKTSLPHWTAVGWAALSVLIAYWLMGAWRARPVRIFTWVSVLYSVAVLGVLYSALVVPWLPYKENHYPLADITGWRAAAQRAAALRETMSATPGPAPVLFVPNWSLASHLAWYARPLTVQDVTPRRDQISLWFGQPQPGARGILVVPHDFHTRPDKMGLNRFARCEPAGSLPIEVGGRTATTYWFYRCEGYGGGA